Within Deinococcus actinosclerus, the genomic segment TCTCCCTGATCCGCGAGGTCGGCGCGGGCGGCGACATCGCGCGGGTCGGCACGAAGTACCCCCGCGCGGCCCGCGCGTACCTGAACGCGCGCGGCATTCCCGCCGAGATCGTCAAGCTCAGCGGGAACATCGAACTGGCGTGCCTGACGGGCCTCGCGGACGCCGTGGTGGACCTCGTGCAGACGGGCAGCACCCTGCGCGCGAACAACCTGGAGGAGGTGGACGTGCTGTTCCACTCGACCGCGCGGCTGGTCGTGAACCGCGCGGCCCTCAAGACCCGCCGCGAGCGCCTGCGGCCCCTGATCGAGCGTCTGCGCGAACTGACCTCGCAGTAAACGCAGGAAGTGGAAAGTGGGGAGTGGATGCGGCGCAGCTCCACTCCCCACTTCCTACTGCCCACTCCCCTCTTCCGGCCTACTTCGCGGCGTTCAGGGCGCGTTCCATGCGGGTCAGCGCCTCGGTCAGCAGTTCGCGGCTGGTGGCGAAGTTCAGGCGGATGAAGCCCTGGTACTGCGGCTTGTGGCCCTCGTGCGCGAAGACCGGGCCGTCGTGGATGGCGACCCGCGCCTCCTCCAGCAGGAAGGTCTGGATGTCCCCGGCGCGCGGGTGGGCACGCAGATCCAGCCACGCGAGGTACGTCGCCTCGGGGACGTGGAAGCGCACCCAGGGGAGCCGCTCGCGCAGGAACGCCGCCATGAAGTCGCGGTTCTCCCGCAGGTACTCGACGGTCTCGGCCAGCCAGGGGCCACCCTCGGCCAGGGCGGCGCGCCACATGGTGAGGCTCAGGGCGCTCTCGTGGCCCATCAGGCCGCCCGCCGCGCCGCGCACGCGGGTCAGCAGCTGGGCGCTGTGGCTGATCATCGCGCCGATCCCCAGGCCGGCCGTGTTGAACGCCTTGCACGGCCCGGTCAGGGTGATGGTGCGGCTCTGCACGCGCGGGTCGGCGGCGAACGACTCGAACGGTCCGTCCGTGAAGCGCAGGTCGGCGTGCAGCTCGTCACTCATGACGAACAGGTCGCGCGCGATCACCAGGTCGCGCAGTTTCTGCAACTCCTCGGCCGTCCAGACGCGCCCGGTGGGGTTGTGCGGGTGGCACAGCAGCAGCAGCCGCGACCCGCGCGACGCGGCGTCCATCGCCGCCCAGTTGATCTCGAAGCCGTTCTCGCCGTCGCGCAGGGGCACGCCTGCCACGCGGCGGCCCAGATCCGTGATCGCCAGATGGAACGGGTGGTAGATGGGCGTCATGGTCACGACCGGTTCACCCGGCGTGGTCAGCGCGTGCACGGCGGCGTAGATGCCCGGCACGACGCCCGGCAGGAACGTGAGGTTCTCGGCCGTGAGGCTGTCGAGTCCCTGCGCGGCCAGTTTCGGCAGCAGGGCGTCTTTCAGTCGGGTGTCGCCGCGCAGCTGCGCGTAGCCCAGGCCCTGATCCAGCCGCTCGTGCAGCGCCTTCATGATGGGCGGCGCGACCGGGAAGTCCATGTCCGCCACCCACATGGGAATGACGTCTTCCGGGTACAGCGTCCATTTCAGCGAGTCGGGGTGACGCAGGGCGCTGACGTCCAGGGTGTCGCGCGGGTTCCGGGCAGTGTCCGTCATGAGGGCGAGCATACCCCCCGCCCATGAGGAGGCGGGCAGGGAGCGCCTCTCGTCCCCCGCACGCCGCCGCGGGGCTACACTGCTCGGCATGCTGGCGATCATCGGCGCAATGGACGAAGAAATCGAGTTGCTCTTGGGGGACCTGCGGGAGCGTGAGGACCTGAGCTTTCCGGGCGTGACCCTGCACCGGGGCGCGCTGGACGGCGTGCCGGTCCTGCTCACGCGCGGCGGGATCGGCAAGGTGAACGCCGCGATGACCACCACGTACCTGCTGATGCAGGGCGCGACCCGCGTGATCTTCACGGGCGTGGCGGGCGGCGTGCACCCCGAGCTGCGGGTCGGGGACATCGTGGTGAGCACCGACTGCGTGCAGCACGACGTGGACGTGACCGCGCTGGGCTACGCGGTGGGCACCGTGCCGGGTGAACTCCCGGCGTGGCCCGCCGACGACACGCTGCGCGCGGTGGCGCTGGAGGCCGCGCGGGACGTGGAGGGCGTGCGCGTGCTGGACGGCCGCGTGGCGAGCGGGGATCAGTTCATCGCGTCCAGGGAGGGCGTGACGCGCCTGTGGACGGGCTTCGGTGCGGCCTGCGCCGAGATGGAGGGCGCGGCGGTCGCGCAGGTGTGCGCGAAGGCGGGCGTGCCGTTCGTGGTGATCCGCTCGGTCAGCGACACGGCCGACCACGACGCGAAGGTGGATTACCGGGAGTTCATGCCGCTGGTGGCCCGCCACGCCAAGCAGGTCGTGCGCGGCATGCTCGCGCGCCTGAGCGCCCAGGCCGGCTGAGTCCCGCGTGACCCCGCCCGGCTCGGTCACGGCGCGCCTGCCGGTCCCGGCCCGGTTCGTGCTGGGCCTGGGGCTGCTGCTGGGGTTCGCGGCGGCCGGGCAGGCCCTGACGCATGCGCTGGGCCTGCCGCTGCCGGGCTCGGTGGTGGGGCTGGCGCTGCTATGGGCGGCGCTGGGCCTGAAAGTGGTTCGGCTGCACTGGATCACGGACGCCGCCGACGGGCTGCTGGGCGTGCTGGGCCTGCTGTTCATTCCCGCCACCGCAGGCTTCCTGCAATTCCTGAGCGCCGGAGCGGCGTGGGGCCTGTGGCTGCTCGTCATGACGGCGGGCCTGCTCGTGGGGGCGGGCGCGGCGGGCCTGCTCGCGTCGCGCCTGCTGCGCCCGGAGGACTCTTGATCTGGGTCATGGTCACGCTGCTGGCCTTCGCGGCGGGCGTGCTGGCGCAGCTGCGGCTGCGCTCCCCGCTGGCGAACCCGACCCTGATCGGCACGCTGATCGTCGCGGCGGCGCTGCTGCTCACGCGGGTGCCGTACGACACGTACCTGCATGACGTGCAGCCGCTCTCGGTGCTGCTCACGCCCGCCGTGGTCGCGCTGGCCGTACCGCTGTACCGCCTGCGGGCACTGCTGGCCCGGCAGTGGCGGGCGCTGCTGCTGGGCGGCCTGAGCGGCACGGCGCTGGGCGTCGGGGTGGACACGCTGCTCGCGCGGGCGCTGCACCTCTCCCCCGACGCGCAGCGGGCCCTGCACACGGCGCCGGCCACCAGCCCGGTCGCGCTGCAACTCGCCCCGTTCACGCACGCGCCCCCCGCGCTGGCGGCCACGCTGGCGGTGCTGTCCGGGCTGATCGGCGCGCTGATCCTGCCGCCCGTCCTGAACGCCCTGCGCGTCCGGCACCCGCTGGCGCGCGGCATCGCCATCGGGTCGGTCGCGCACGGCATCGGCACCGCCCGCGCACGCGAGGAAGGCGAGTGGGCGGGCGCGGCCGCCTCCATCGGCATGGGGCTCGCCGCGCTGACCGTCACGCTGATCGTCGCGCTGCTGGCGTAGACCGGCAGCCGCCCGCAGGTCGCCCGCGCCCCGCCGGTCACCCCGGCCTCCCCCTCTGCCCCGCCTGCCCTCCTTGACCTCCACCCGCGCAGCCGGGATGCTGGGCACAATGGCGCGCAAGGTGAACCCCATTCAGGACCGGTTGCGGCGCGCGGCGCTGGAGAAGGCGGCGTACCTGGCCATCTACGAGCGGGGGTACGCGGGCGTGACGCTGGCGGACATCGCCGCGCACGCCGGGGTCAGCCGGGGCACGCTGGTGTATCACTTCGGCAGCCGGGCGGGCCTGCTCGCGGCCGTCATGCGGCGCTTCTCGCGGACGATCGCGGTGGCGACGCGGCGCGCGGTGCGGCTCTCGGACACCCCGGAGGGGAAACTGCGGGCGTACGTGGACAACCAGTTCTACGGACTGGTGAACACCCGGCGGTTCTACACGGTGTCCCTGGACTTCCTGGCCGCCGCGACGCGCGACGCGGACCTGATGACCATGCAGCGCGCGTTCCTGGCCGAGTCGCTGGCGGTGGATCTGGAACTGGCGCGCCTGACCGGCCGCGTGGGCGCGGAGGGCCGGGCGCGGCTGCTGCGCGCCATCGTGGAGGGCCTCAGCGTGCGCTTCCTGGCCGACCCCGAGCCGGATCTGGCGGTGTACCGCGCCGACTGCATGACGGGCCTGCGCGCCGTGCTGGGCTGGCCGGACGACGCCGCGTAGTTACACGTTCACGCCGTCCAGCGTGGCGATGCCGTGCTTCAGGGCGTACAAGGCGGCCTGGGTGCGGCTGTCCAGCCCCAGCTTGCTGAGCAGGCGCGACACGTGGGTCTTGACGGTGGCCTCGCTGACGCCCTGGTCGGTGGCGATGTCGCGGTTGCTGTAGCCGTGCGCGAGGAGTTGCAGGACGATGGTTTCCTTGGGGGTGAGGCTCTCGCGCATCTCGCCGCCCCGGAAGTCCCGCACGAGACGCTTGGCGGCCTCGGGGTGCAGGCGCACCTCGCCGCGCGCAGCGGCGTGGATGGCGTCGGCCAGCGTGTCCGATGACGCGTCCTTGAGCATGTAACTGATCGCGCCCGCCTCGATCGCGCCGTTCACCTTGTGTTCTTCCAGGGTGCTCGTCAGGGCGATGACCTCGGTGTCGGGGTGCTGGCGTTTGAGGGTGCGGGTGGCGGTGATGCCGTCCATGACGGGCATCATCAGGTCCATGATCACCACGTCGGGGCGCAGGCTGGCGGCGGCCTGGAGGGCCTCCTCGCCGTTGGCGGCCTCGCCGATCACGTCGATGTGCGGGTCGAGGCCCAGGAACAGGCGCAGGCCCTGGCGGACGACGGCGTGGTCGTCCACGAGCAGCACGCGGACAGGAGCGGGCGGGGTGGGGGCAGGGTCATGGGTCATGGCAGGTCTCCGGGAGGGGCTCAGCGGCGCAAGGGGCGGGTGGGAGTGGAGTCGGTGGGGGCCGGGGCCGTCACGCCGGCGCGGGCGTCGTCCTGGGCCTGACTGAGGGTCACGTTGACGGCGCGGCCGTCCACGAACACGTCCAGGTCCGGGGCGGGGCTGGGGGGCTGCCCCGGGGGAAAGGTCTGCGTGTCGCGGTCGGGGTAGCGGACGCGGGCGGTCAGGCCGGGCGGGAGGAGCAGGGTCACGTGGCCGCTCTGGGTGCGGACATCCAGGGTGCCGCGCGTGCGGGTCGTGGCGGTCAGGCGGATGTCGCCGCTGCCGGTGGTAACGGTCCCGCGCCCGGTGATGGCGGGGAGGGTCATGCGGACGTCGCCGCTGTCGGTGCCGATCCCGAGGGTCTGGGTGGTCAGCCCGGTGAGGTTCAGGGTCTGGTCGCCGCTGCTGGTGTTCACGCGCAGGGCGTCGGTCAGGCTGCCGCGCGGGGCGGTCAGGGTCACGGCCCCGCTGCGGCTGACGGCGCTGACCGCCCCGGCCTCGCGGGCGGGCAGGCTGAGGGTCTGGTCGCCGCTGTCACTGCGGACGGTCAGGGCCCGCAGGCGCAGCGGCGTGAGGGTCAGGTGCTGGTCGCCGCTGGCGGTGCTGGTACTCAGCGTGACAGGCAGGTCACGGCTGAGCGCCAGATCCAGGGTGTGCTGCACGCCCTCGGGGCCGCTGATGATCACGCCGCGTTCCCGCAGCGGCTGCACGTTCAGGCTCACGGACGCCGTGATGGCGCGGCCCTGGCGGGTCACGTCGGCCTGCACCGGGTTGCGGGCGCGGTGGTGCGCGCGCCCCCGCAGGGCGTACTCGCTGCCGCCGGGCAGCGGCGTGACGGTCAGGTCGCTGCGGTCACCGCTGGCATTCACGGCGGCGCTGCTGGCCAGGTCCAGCGGCAGCGGGCCGTCCAGGAGCACGCTGATCGGCGTGTCCTGCACGCTCATGCCGGGCGTCAGGGTGCGGCCACTGCCCTGCCACACGAGCACGAATCCGGCGGCGGCGAGCAGCAGCCCCCAGGCCATGCGGCCCAGCGTGGGCGCCAGCGGGCGCGACGGCGGCACGGTGGTCACGCGCTGACCTCCAGGGCGGCGGTGGCCTGCGGGGCGCGCGGGAGGATGAGGGTGACCCGGGTGCCCTGCCCGGGCGCGCTGAGCACCTCCAGGGTGCCGCCCGCCCCGGCGGCGCGTTCGCGCATGGAGCGCTGGCCCAGCGTGCCGCGCCCCTGGGCGGTCACGTCGAAGCCGCGCCCGTCGTCCCGGACGCTGAGCGTCACGTGCGCGGCGTCCTGGGTCACGCTCAGCCACACCGCCTGCGCGCGGGCGTGCTTCACGGTGTTGTGCAGCGCCTCCTGCGCCACGCGGTACGCGGCGGCCTGCGCGTCGGGGCTCAGCTCGGGTTCCTCGCGCAGCTCGGTGTGGACGCTCAGGCCGTGGCGGGCTTCCAGGGCGTGCGCATGCTGCGTGAGGGCGGCGATCAGGCCCCCCTCCTCCAGCGCATCGGGGCGCAGGCTGAACAGCAGCGCCTTCATCTCGGACACGCCGCCCTCGGCGAGCCGGATGGTGTATTCCAGGCTCTGACGGGTGCGCTCCGGGTCGCGGTCCAGGGTGGCGCGGGCGGTCTTGGCGCCCAGCGTGATGCCGTACAGTGCCTGCGCGACACTGTCGTGCAGTTCACGGGCCAGCCGGGCGCGTTCCAGTTCACCGGCCCGCGTGCCCGCCCGCTCGATCAGCTGCGCGGCGTGCAGGGCCGTGCCCGCGTGGTCCGCGATGGACAGCAGGAACGCCAGTTCGTCGGCGCCGGGCCGCGTGCCGGGGGCGTACAGGGCGCGCAGGGTGCCGCCGTCCACCCCGGTACTCGCGGGCAGCGCCACGGGCAGGATCGCCAGGGCGGCGCCGCCGCCCAGCAGGGTCAGGCTGGCCTCGCCGGGCGCGGGCGGGCGGGTCAGGGCGCCGCCCAGCAGGCTGGGGGGCAGGTCACCGAACCCGGTGTCCAGGGCGCGGGGCGTGCCGTCCGGGGCCACCAGCGCCACCGCCTCGGCGGTGCTGGCCTCGCGGGCCTGGGTGGTCAGGTCCCGCAAGGTGGCCTCCAGATCGTCTCCCAGTGCCACCCGCCCGGCCGCGCGGCGCAGCGCGATCACTTCGCGCCGCGCGGCCTCCCCGGCGTCCTGGGCCAGCAGCGCCGTGCCCAGGCGCGTCCACATGCGGCCCATCAGGTTCAGGACCCCGGCCGTGACCAGCAGCGCCCCCGCCCCGCTGAGCATCAGCCCGGCGGTCGCCAGCGGGCCGGGCCGCAGCGTCCATTCGTTCCAGACCAGCGGGACACTGGCGTCCATCAGCCACAGCGGCGCGCCCAGACCCAGCACCACCAGGGCCAGCAGGGCGGCGAGCACCACCCAGCACACCAGCCCCAGCGGCAGCTGGATCACGTGGAACAGCAGCGTGCGGTACGTGACCGGGTCCGAGAGCGTGGCGCCCAGCCAGCCCAGCACGCCGCTTGTGGTCGGCTGCGCCGGGCGGACAAACCGCACGCCCAGCACGCTGACCAGCGCGCGCTGCATGTCACCCAGGGCGCCCACCAGCCACAGCGCGCCCAGCAGGAACAGCGCGCCCACCAGCACCGGCAGGGTCAGCAGTCCGGCGAGCACCGCGCCGGTCAGCAGGGCCGCGACCAGCCCGCCCAGCGGCACGCTGAGCAGCACGTACGCCCCCACCCGGTACGTGCCGGGGTCAAGCAGATCCGCCAGCGCCGGGAACCGGGGGGGGCGGATGGGGTGGGGCGGGCGTCCCTGGTCCATCGGCCTTATCATGCCGCGCAGCGTAGCGGCCTGCCGCGCCGCGCCGCGTCCCCCGAAAGGCGCAGCACGTCATCCGGCGGCCAGCGCCGGGCGGGGAGGGTCACGGCCACCACCGGCAGCGCCCTGCCGGGCTTCACCCGTCCGGGTCGTAGCCCCAGGCGCTCAGTTCCTCACCGGTCGGGTCTCGCTCCTCCAGCCGGGTCACGCGGCCCGCCTCCAGCTGCGCGTGCACATACAGGTCGTTGCCCGGCTCGATGCTCCACAGCTCGAAGCGCAGGGCGGGCCACGCCGCCGCGACGGCCCGCAGCCACGGCACCGGCGCCGCCCACGCCGTCGCGAAGTGCAGGACCAGCCCGCCGGGCCGCTCCGTGACGGTCACGTCGTCCGCGTCCCGGCTTGAGCCCCAGTGCAGGGTCTGCCAGGACTCGCCGTCCAGCGGCAGGTGGGGCGCGGGGTCCTCACCGCCGGCTTGCAGGGCGATCACCCGCTGCAGGTCGCCCGGTCCAGCCGCGCGGTAGCCCCGGCGGATCACGGTGGCAGGCACCGGCACCTGGGCGTGGAAGCTCAGCGCCTGAGCGGCCTGCCGGGCCCCGCCATAGGCTGCGGTCGGCCCCCGCTGCGCCGCGCGCCACGCCGTGAGCACGGGGCCAGCCCCGCTCACTTCCAGTCTGTTCTGGCACCAGTTGGTCATCGTCCTCCCGTGGTGGAGGCTCGGGCCGACCGGGGCACGGCGCCCCAAGCCTCCGCGTCACCTCGCCTGTCAGGGAACCACATCCGGGGGCGGGCGCGCGTGAGCCGTACCCCCGACCCCCGGGGTGTTCGTGGGGACAGCAAGAAAAAAACGCGCCTCCCGGCTGGGGAGGCGCGTTTCTGTATGGTGGGCGGTATAGGATTTGAACCTACGACCCTTCGCGTGTGAAGCGAATGCTCTACCGCTGAGCTAACCGCCCGTGTTGATGGGCCCTGCCGGATTTGAACCGGCAACCAATCGGTTATGAGCCGACTGCTCTGACCGTTGAGCTAAGAGCCCTCAGAGCTTTTCTGGCCGCCCTGGCGTTCAGGGCGAGGGGAAGTGTAGCAACGGGGTGGGTGCTTGTCAAACCCCCGCGGCCCCCTGCCTGAGTGACGCGCGGCCGGGGACGCCGCGGGCGGGTAGAGTGCGGGGCATGCGTGTCGTGCATGTGGCGTCCGAGGTGTTCCCGTTCTCGCGTTCCGGTGGGCTGGGGGACGTGCTGGGCGCGCTGCCCGCGCAGCAGGCCCGGCTGGGGGCGGAGGTGACGGTGGTCTCTCCGTGGTACGCGGATATCACGCAGCCGGTGCGCGAGCTCTGGCGCGGCCCGCTGACCGTGCCGGGCACGGTGGCCCTGGAGGACGTGCGGGTGGGAGAACTGGTGCAGGACGGCGTGCAGTTCCTGTTCGTGGGGCTGGGGGCGTTCGACCGGCCGGGCCTGTACTTCCCGGACGACGTGTGGCGGTTCACGCAGTTCGGTCGGGCGGTGCTGCCGGCCCTGGAGCGGGTCGGCGTCCGGCCGGACGTGCTGCACGGGCACGACTGGCAGGCGGGACTGGTGGTGGCGCTGGCGCGCCTGGCGGGGGTGCGGGCCGTGTTCAGCGTGCACAACCTCCAGTACCAGGGCCGCTGGAACCTGATCGACGGGACCGGATGGACCGGGCTCCCCGACTGGGTGTACACGCACGAGGGCCTGGAGTTCCACGGGGACGTGAACCTGATGAAGGCGGGGCTGGTGTTCGCCTCGCAGGTCACGACGGTCAGCCCGACGTACGCGCAGGAGATCACCACGCCCGAGTACGGCGAGGGGCTGGAGGGCCTGCTGATCCGCCTGACGCACGAGGGGCGCCTGAGCGGCGTCCTGAACGGGCTGGATCAGGCGCGCTGGGACCCGCGCACGGACGCGGACATCACGCCGTTCACGGACCCGGCCGGCAAGGCGGCGTGCGGGGCGGCGCTGCGGGCCGAGTACGGCCTGGACGAGGCGCCGATCCTGGCGACCGTCAGCCGCCTCGCGGAGCAGAAGGGCATGGACCTGCTCATCGGGGCGCTGCCCGAACTGACGCGCGACTGGAACGTGGTCGTGCTGGGCGGCGGTGACCCGCGCCTGGAGGCGGCGCTGCGCGAGTGGGACGCCCATCCCCGGGTGGCGTTCGCGCAGGGCATGAACGAGCCGCTGGCGCACCGCATCTACGCCGGCGCGGACGCGTTCGCGATGCCCAGCCGCTTCGAGCCGTGCGGCCTGTCGCAGATGATCGCCATGCGCTACGGAACGCTGCCGGTGGTGCGCGAGACGGGCGGGCTGGTGGACACCGTGCCGCACGAGGTGGGCTTCCGCTTCGGTCCGGCCTCCGTGCAGGGGCTCGTGGACGCCTGCGCCGCGGCGAGATCGACCTTCGACGACCGCGCCGAGTGGACGGCCCGCGCCGCCGAGGCCATGAGCCTGGACTTCAGCTGGGACGGCCCCACCCGCGAGTACCTGGGGCTGTACGCCCGCGTGCTGAGCAGTCCGCTGCGGCCCCTGACGGGTCTGGCGGGCGCGTGAGCGGGCCACAGGTGAGCGCCGTGCAGGTCGAGCGGCTGTCCGGCGAGGGCCTAACCACCGCGCTGGCCGCGCTGTACGACGCGCCGGCCGAGGCGGTCGCGTGGATGGCGGACGTGTGCACGGCGGCGTGGGTGGCCTTCGAGGTGCAGCCCGGCGAGGCCGGCGAGGTGCGCGAGGTGGTGCTCGGCGCGGCCGGCACGCGCCCCAGCCCGGCGCATGGAGCGGAACTGCTCGGCGGGGTGTTCAGCGGCGCGCGGCGCGACGAGGCGGCGCTGGCACTGGCGGACGCCGCACGCGCCGAGGTGGGCCGCGCGTACGTGTTCGCCGACGGGCATCTGTTCCCGCCGGAGCCGTTCCTGACGCTGGGCTGGCGCGAGACGGGCGCGTACCGCCGCCTGGAGGGCCGCGTGCCCTACCGGCACGTCACGCCACCCGAGGGCGTGACCCTGCGCGCCCTGGCCGACACGCCTCACGCGGCGCGGCTGGAGGCGCTGCGCACCTACGAGGACCGCATCGGGCATCACGCGGTGCACGAGGACGCCGCGCGGGACGGCGCGGGGGAGTTCGACGCGCACGTCAGCGTGATCGCGCTGGACGACCAGGGGCGCGGGATCGGCGTGTGCCGCGCCGCCATCGAGGACGGGCAGGGCCGCGTGGACGCCCCGGGCGTGCACCCGCTGTGGCGGCACACGGCGCTGCGCTCGGCGCTGCTGAACGAGGTGAATACCCGCCTGCGCGCCCGGGGCGTCACGCAGCTCAGCATGGACTCCTGGGGGGACACGCCCGAGGACCTCGCGCACGACCTGAAGTGGGGCCTGCACGTCGTGGACGAGACGCCGCTGCTCAGCTCGCCCTGACCTGCGCGCTGAACGTGGGCGGCGGCGCGGTCG encodes:
- the hisG gene encoding ATP phosphoribosyltransferase, coding for MTPAPTRDPGHLTLALPKGRILEDAIALLSQAGLPLTMPEKSRALRHEFPGVTVLELRNQDVPVYVDLGVADAGIVGKDVLIESGRTVYEPVDLRFAGCRLSLIREVGAGGDIARVGTKYPRAARAYLNARGIPAEIVKLSGNIELACLTGLADAVVDLVQTGSTLRANNLEEVDVLFHSTARLVVNRAALKTRRERLRPLIERLRELTSQ
- a CDS encoding MalY/PatB family protein — protein: MTDTARNPRDTLDVSALRHPDSLKWTLYPEDVIPMWVADMDFPVAPPIMKALHERLDQGLGYAQLRGDTRLKDALLPKLAAQGLDSLTAENLTFLPGVVPGIYAAVHALTTPGEPVVTMTPIYHPFHLAITDLGRRVAGVPLRDGENGFEINWAAMDAASRGSRLLLLCHPHNPTGRVWTAEELQKLRDLVIARDLFVMSDELHADLRFTDGPFESFAADPRVQSRTITLTGPCKAFNTAGLGIGAMISHSAQLLTRVRGAAGGLMGHESALSLTMWRAALAEGGPWLAETVEYLRENRDFMAAFLRERLPWVRFHVPEATYLAWLDLRAHPRAGDIQTFLLEEARVAIHDGPVFAHEGHKPQYQGFIRLNFATSRELLTEALTRMERALNAAK
- a CDS encoding 5'-methylthioadenosine/adenosylhomocysteine nucleosidase is translated as MLAIIGAMDEEIELLLGDLREREDLSFPGVTLHRGALDGVPVLLTRGGIGKVNAAMTTTYLLMQGATRVIFTGVAGGVHPELRVGDIVVSTDCVQHDVDVTALGYAVGTVPGELPAWPADDTLRAVALEAARDVEGVRVLDGRVASGDQFIASREGVTRLWTGFGAACAEMEGAAVAQVCAKAGVPFVVIRSVSDTADHDAKVDYREFMPLVARHAKQVVRGMLARLSAQAG
- a CDS encoding CidA/LrgA family protein; amino-acid sequence: MTPPGSVTARLPVPARFVLGLGLLLGFAAAGQALTHALGLPLPGSVVGLALLWAALGLKVVRLHWITDAADGLLGVLGLLFIPATAGFLQFLSAGAAWGLWLLVMTAGLLVGAGAAGLLASRLLRPEDS
- a CDS encoding LrgB family protein; amino-acid sequence: MIWVMVTLLAFAAGVLAQLRLRSPLANPTLIGTLIVAAALLLTRVPYDTYLHDVQPLSVLLTPAVVALAVPLYRLRALLARQWRALLLGGLSGTALGVGVDTLLARALHLSPDAQRALHTAPATSPVALQLAPFTHAPPALAATLAVLSGLIGALILPPVLNALRVRHPLARGIAIGSVAHGIGTARAREEGEWAGAAASIGMGLAALTVTLIVALLA
- a CDS encoding TetR/AcrR family transcriptional regulator; protein product: MARKVNPIQDRLRRAALEKAAYLAIYERGYAGVTLADIAAHAGVSRGTLVYHFGSRAGLLAAVMRRFSRTIAVATRRAVRLSDTPEGKLRAYVDNQFYGLVNTRRFYTVSLDFLAAATRDADLMTMQRAFLAESLAVDLELARLTGRVGAEGRARLLRAIVEGLSVRFLADPEPDLAVYRADCMTGLRAVLGWPDDAA
- a CDS encoding response regulator, whose translation is MTHDPAPTPPAPVRVLLVDDHAVVRQGLRLFLGLDPHIDVIGEAANGEEALQAAASLRPDVVIMDLMMPVMDGITATRTLKRQHPDTEVIALTSTLEEHKVNGAIEAGAISYMLKDASSDTLADAIHAAARGEVRLHPEAAKRLVRDFRGGEMRESLTPKETIVLQLLAHGYSNRDIATDQGVSEATVKTHVSRLLSKLGLDSRTQAALYALKHGIATLDGVNV
- a CDS encoding DUF4097 family beta strand repeat-containing protein, whose translation is MTTVPPSRPLAPTLGRMAWGLLLAAAGFVLVWQGSGRTLTPGMSVQDTPISVLLDGPLPLDLASSAAVNASGDRSDLTVTPLPGGSEYALRGRAHHRARNPVQADVTRQGRAITASVSLNVQPLRERGVIISGPEGVQHTLDLALSRDLPVTLSTSTASGDQHLTLTPLRLRALTVRSDSGDQTLSLPAREAGAVSAVSRSGAVTLTAPRGSLTDALRVNTSSGDQTLNLTGLTTQTLGIGTDSGDVRMTLPAITGRGTVTTGSGDIRLTATTRTRGTLDVRTQSGHVTLLLPPGLTARVRYPDRDTQTFPPGQPPSPAPDLDVFVDGRAVNVTLSQAQDDARAGVTAPAPTDSTPTRPLRR
- a CDS encoding sensor histidine kinase, which codes for MDQGRPPHPIRPPRFPALADLLDPGTYRVGAYVLLSVPLGGLVAALLTGAVLAGLLTLPVLVGALFLLGALWLVGALGDMQRALVSVLGVRFVRPAQPTTSGVLGWLGATLSDPVTYRTLLFHVIQLPLGLVCWVVLAALLALVVLGLGAPLWLMDASVPLVWNEWTLRPGPLATAGLMLSGAGALLVTAGVLNLMGRMWTRLGTALLAQDAGEAARREVIALRRAAGRVALGDDLEATLRDLTTQAREASTAEAVALVAPDGTPRALDTGFGDLPPSLLGGALTRPPAPGEASLTLLGGGAALAILPVALPASTGVDGGTLRALYAPGTRPGADELAFLLSIADHAGTALHAAQLIERAGTRAGELERARLARELHDSVAQALYGITLGAKTARATLDRDPERTRQSLEYTIRLAEGGVSEMKALLFSLRPDALEEGGLIAALTQHAHALEARHGLSVHTELREEPELSPDAQAAAYRVAQEALHNTVKHARAQAVWLSVTQDAAHVTLSVRDDGRGFDVTAQGRGTLGQRSMRERAAGAGGTLEVLSAPGQGTRVTLILPRAPQATAALEVSA
- a CDS encoding glycogen synthase, encoding MRVVHVASEVFPFSRSGGLGDVLGALPAQQARLGAEVTVVSPWYADITQPVRELWRGPLTVPGTVALEDVRVGELVQDGVQFLFVGLGAFDRPGLYFPDDVWRFTQFGRAVLPALERVGVRPDVLHGHDWQAGLVVALARLAGVRAVFSVHNLQYQGRWNLIDGTGWTGLPDWVYTHEGLEFHGDVNLMKAGLVFASQVTTVSPTYAQEITTPEYGEGLEGLLIRLTHEGRLSGVLNGLDQARWDPRTDADITPFTDPAGKAACGAALRAEYGLDEAPILATVSRLAEQKGMDLLIGALPELTRDWNVVVLGGGDPRLEAALREWDAHPRVAFAQGMNEPLAHRIYAGADAFAMPSRFEPCGLSQMIAMRYGTLPVVRETGGLVDTVPHEVGFRFGPASVQGLVDACAAARSTFDDRAEWTARAAEAMSLDFSWDGPTREYLGLYARVLSSPLRPLTGLAGA